A genomic stretch from Sulfurihydrogenibium azorense Az-Fu1 includes:
- a CDS encoding SPOR domain-containing protein, with amino-acid sequence MEDRDLKSAVKQIKQKKKKEILERLIIFLSGLLITLVFIAIGLNFYSKSNQTVSEPQVKVATEAVKPTTPPSPQNLQTTPPVEQPSQPIEQQNKPSETVQTQPTQEKKQVETPPKKEQPPQLKQEPTEQIKAVQKVEKENKKENKENVKQEVKTSNKPTENVEKQPKKEEKQVATSKSESQVKQTPKKEESTAKEIIDKIKSGYFSIQVGAFSTREKAEVEKAKYTNAYIIEEGGLHKVLVGKFQTEKEARDYQKESGIKGFIKRLGS; translated from the coding sequence ATGGAAGACAGAGATTTAAAATCAGCTGTAAAACAGATAAAACAGAAAAAGAAAAAAGAAATATTAGAAAGACTTATAATCTTCCTATCTGGGCTGCTAATAACGTTAGTATTTATAGCCATAGGGTTAAACTTTTACTCCAAATCAAACCAAACCGTATCAGAACCTCAAGTAAAGGTAGCCACAGAGGCTGTAAAACCAACCACTCCACCCTCACCTCAAAATCTACAAACAACACCCCCCGTAGAACAACCTTCCCAGCCTATAGAACAACAAAATAAACCTTCTGAAACAGTCCAAACTCAACCAACCCAAGAGAAAAAACAAGTAGAAACACCACCTAAAAAAGAACAACCACCTCAACTAAAACAAGAGCCTACAGAACAAATTAAAGCAGTCCAAAAAGTAGAAAAAGAAAATAAAAAAGAAAATAAAGAAAATGTTAAACAGGAAGTAAAAACTTCTAACAAACCAACTGAGAATGTAGAAAAACAACCTAAAAAAGAAGAAAAACAAGTTGCAACATCAAAATCAGAAAGTCAAGTAAAACAAACTCCTAAAAAAGAAGAATCTACAGCCAAAGAAATAATAGATAAAATAAAATCTGGTTATTTCTCAATCCAAGTAGGAGCTTTCTCTACAAGGGAAAAAGCTGAAGTAGAAAAAGCAAAGTATACAAATGCTTACATAATAGAAGAAGGTGGATTACATAAAGTTTTAGTAGGTAAATTCCAAACAGAGAAAGAAGCAAGAGATTACCAAAAGGAAAGTGGTATAAAAGGGTTTATAAAAAGGTTAGGGTCTTGA
- the dnaG gene encoding DNA primase — translation MAISPDTVEEVNRVANVYDVISDYLNLKRQGSVYVALCPFHNEKTPSFVVSPTKNIFKCFGCGISGNAIKFVMEYEKISYFDAVVKLAQKYNIPIKYLDSEKEKLNKGLYLTTRIITEFYKENLKKSQVCKDYLKNRGILSRTIEEFELGYSPEDNSILQKYIQEKNVPLEDLEKIGLITKTDSLFKDKFSGRLIFPIKDVKGNIVAFGGRSLDNTRQPKYLNSPETVIYKKGNTLYGIYQSLEHLKEKQSVVIVEGYMDLISLYQIGIKNVVATLGTAFTKNQAKLLKKYVKEAVVMFDSDEAGKKAAIEAAKILLSEGITVRYAYYKEAKDPDELSKQGLSKVKQVIENSKDIIIFLLERLKSIQDSDIKTQLKSYQTIYDYITKILAYIEDPSLRNSYIEIVAKYTGRSFANVELDIEKVRILTKRERGSFNYNYTDDESTSIKPKLNMKEEIVLKYILENPDFLQKYDFYDIISVSENLGYYVQLINSGNTQVIQELSQILNQHNISATEETVLKILEDFRQEWIKKQKSLAISNLSERDFIDIFNEIKTLKRRR, via the coding sequence ATGGCTATATCCCCAGATACGGTAGAAGAGGTAAACAGAGTAGCAAACGTTTACGATGTAATATCAGATTATTTAAATTTAAAAAGACAAGGTTCAGTTTACGTAGCACTCTGTCCTTTTCACAACGAAAAAACGCCATCATTTGTAGTATCTCCTACAAAGAACATCTTTAAATGTTTTGGATGTGGTATCAGTGGAAACGCTATAAAGTTTGTAATGGAGTATGAAAAAATCTCTTACTTTGATGCAGTTGTCAAACTAGCCCAAAAGTATAACATTCCTATTAAATACTTAGACAGTGAAAAAGAAAAGCTAAACAAAGGACTTTATCTTACAACAAGAATTATCACAGAGTTTTACAAAGAAAACCTTAAAAAATCACAAGTATGTAAAGACTACCTAAAAAATAGAGGAATACTATCAAGAACAATTGAAGAGTTTGAACTTGGTTATTCACCTGAAGACAATTCTATTTTGCAAAAGTACATCCAAGAGAAAAATGTACCTTTAGAAGATTTAGAGAAAATAGGTTTAATAACAAAAACAGACAGTTTATTTAAAGACAAATTTTCAGGAAGGCTTATTTTCCCAATAAAAGATGTAAAAGGAAACATAGTAGCCTTTGGAGGAAGATCTTTAGATAACACAAGACAACCTAAGTACTTAAACTCTCCAGAAACTGTTATCTATAAAAAAGGAAACACTTTATACGGTATATACCAATCCCTTGAACACTTAAAAGAAAAACAAAGTGTAGTGATAGTAGAAGGCTACATGGACTTAATTTCACTATATCAAATAGGAATAAAAAATGTTGTAGCAACGCTAGGAACAGCATTTACAAAAAATCAAGCAAAACTACTAAAAAAGTATGTAAAAGAAGCTGTGGTTATGTTCGACTCTGATGAAGCTGGAAAGAAGGCAGCAATAGAAGCTGCAAAGATACTACTTTCAGAAGGAATAACTGTAAGGTATGCATACTACAAAGAAGCAAAGGACCCTGATGAACTATCTAAACAAGGTCTATCCAAGGTTAAACAAGTTATTGAAAACTCAAAGGATATAATAATTTTCCTTTTAGAGAGACTAAAAAGTATTCAAGACTCAGATATAAAAACACAACTTAAAAGTTATCAAACAATTTACGACTATATAACAAAGATACTGGCTTATATAGAAGACCCTTCTCTTAGAAACAGTTATATAGAGATTGTAGCAAAGTATACAGGAAGAAGTTTTGCAAATGTTGAGTTAGATATAGAAAAAGTTAGAATACTAACCAAAAGAGAGAGAGGAAGTTTTAATTACAATTATACAGATGACGAAAGTACATCTATTAAACCTAAACTCAATATGAAAGAAGAGATAGTTTTAAAGTATATACTCGAGAATCCAGATTTTTTGCAAAAATATGACTTTTATGATATAATAAGTGTTTCTGAAAATTTAGGTTATTATGTACAACTTATTAACAGTGGGAATACGCAAGTTATTCAAGAATTATCTCAAATTTTAAATCAGCACAACATCTCAGCTACGGAAGAAACTGTTTTGAAAATACTAGAAGATTTTAGACAGGAGTGGATAAAAAAACAAAAATCCCTTGCTATATCAAACTTGTCAGAAAGAGATTTTATAGATATTTTCAACGAGATAAAAACTCTTAAAAGGAGGCGATGA
- a CDS encoding DUF445 domain-containing protein produces the protein MIEYLIPPLTGAFIGYITNWLAIKMLFKPYNEVRIFGIKMPFTPGLIPKRRDEIAKSIAKVIRQHLVNPENLHRLFMESSYKEVLENKLNTVVEEIVDKLLISLKEEVETKVKISFLSGYTDKILQSLSDKVKPIIIEKSQHSIKENLEKHIEEELPQLLASLDVEKVIYETLSSIDIRQLEEIVLGFSEKQLKHITYLGGVIGFFIGLLQIFINH, from the coding sequence TTGATAGAATACCTTATCCCTCCTCTTACAGGAGCTTTTATAGGTTATATAACCAACTGGCTTGCTATCAAAATGTTATTTAAACCTTACAACGAAGTAAGAATATTTGGAATAAAAATGCCATTTACTCCCGGATTAATTCCTAAAAGAAGAGACGAGATAGCAAAGTCTATAGCAAAAGTTATTCGCCAGCATCTTGTAAACCCTGAGAACCTCCATAGGCTCTTTATGGAAAGCTCATACAAAGAAGTTTTAGAAAACAAATTAAACACTGTAGTTGAAGAGATAGTAGATAAACTACTTATAAGCCTAAAAGAAGAGGTGGAAACAAAAGTAAAAATATCATTTTTGTCAGGCTACACAGATAAAATTCTTCAATCTCTATCTGATAAAGTAAAACCAATCATTATAGAAAAATCTCAACACTCAATAAAAGAAAACTTAGAAAAACATATAGAAGAAGAACTCCCCCAGCTTCTTGCATCGTTAGATGTTGAAAAAGTAATCTATGAAACTCTCTCTTCTATAGATATAAGACAACTTGAAGAGATAGTCTTAGGATTTTCCGAGAAACAGTTAAAACATATAACTTACTTAGGTGGAGTGATAGGCTTTTTTATAGGATTATTACAGATTTTTATTAATCATTGA
- the argS gene encoding arginine--tRNA ligase has product MKKEVREKIVEILKKEELFYPEIEDKIKVEPPKEESFGDLATNVAFLLTKHLKQKPQDIAEKIKSLLEKDPTFSKVEVLNGFINLFLSDSYYHSVVKKAVEEGDSFGENKEKNRGKINIEYVSANPTGPLHLGHGRGAVVGNLLSNMYSYIGYKVEREFYINDAGNQIKKLGQSVYARFRQIEEPDFPFPEDGYHGEYIKDIAKEIYHYEREKILSMLSEEDAVEFCAEYAKNYLLDKIKEDLKLINVDFDIWTSEKSLYQHGKVDQALKFLEEKGMIYEKDGALWLKTSLYGDEKDRVIKKSDGSYTYFAADIAYHYDKYERGYDFIINVWGADHHGYFPRLKAAVMAFGVREDWINVVFIQLVKLFKNGEEVKMSKRSGDFITLRELVEEVGKDAVIYFFASKDPNTHLNFDIDVALAKSNENPVYYVQYAHARISSVFREAKERFNFDPEKDFEADLSLLTQEEEKSIMKFLSNLPQEIEEATLKKEPHKITSLTYELASKLHKYYYQHKFLIETDEKLMKARLYLLKAIRNALRTLFKLMGITPVERM; this is encoded by the coding sequence TTGAAGAAAGAAGTTAGAGAAAAAATAGTAGAAATCCTAAAAAAAGAAGAACTTTTTTACCCTGAGATAGAGGACAAGATAAAGGTTGAACCTCCAAAAGAAGAGAGTTTTGGAGATTTAGCAACAAACGTAGCATTTTTACTTACTAAACATCTAAAACAAAAACCCCAAGACATAGCAGAAAAGATTAAATCACTACTTGAAAAAGACCCAACATTTAGTAAAGTGGAAGTTTTAAACGGTTTTATTAACCTGTTTTTATCAGATAGTTATTACCACAGTGTTGTTAAAAAGGCAGTGGAAGAAGGAGATAGTTTCGGAGAAAATAAAGAAAAAAATAGAGGAAAGATAAACATAGAGTATGTAAGTGCAAATCCAACAGGTCCCCTTCACTTGGGACACGGTAGAGGAGCTGTAGTGGGAAACCTTCTGTCAAATATGTACTCTTACATAGGTTATAAAGTAGAAAGGGAGTTTTATATAAACGATGCAGGCAACCAGATAAAAAAGTTAGGTCAATCAGTTTACGCAAGGTTTAGACAGATAGAAGAACCAGACTTCCCATTCCCTGAAGACGGCTACCATGGAGAGTATATAAAAGATATTGCAAAGGAGATTTATCACTACGAAAGAGAAAAAATTTTAAGTATGTTATCAGAAGAAGATGCAGTAGAGTTTTGTGCAGAGTATGCAAAAAACTACCTTTTAGATAAAATAAAAGAAGACCTAAAACTGATAAATGTTGACTTTGATATATGGACAAGTGAAAAAAGTCTGTATCAACATGGTAAAGTAGACCAAGCCTTAAAATTTTTAGAAGAAAAAGGAATGATTTATGAAAAAGATGGAGCTTTATGGTTAAAAACATCACTTTACGGAGATGAGAAAGATAGAGTTATAAAAAAGTCTGATGGAAGTTATACCTATTTTGCAGCAGATATTGCATACCACTACGACAAGTATGAAAGAGGGTACGACTTTATTATAAACGTTTGGGGAGCTGACCACCACGGATACTTCCCAAGATTAAAAGCTGCAGTAATGGCTTTTGGAGTAAGAGAAGACTGGATAAACGTTGTTTTTATTCAACTTGTTAAACTGTTTAAAAACGGTGAAGAAGTTAAGATGTCAAAAAGGTCTGGAGATTTTATAACTTTAAGAGAGTTAGTTGAAGAAGTTGGAAAGGATGCTGTTATATACTTTTTTGCATCAAAAGACCCTAATACTCATCTAAACTTTGATATAGATGTTGCCCTTGCAAAATCCAACGAAAACCCCGTTTACTATGTTCAGTACGCCCACGCAAGAATATCAAGTGTATTTAGAGAGGCAAAAGAAAGATTTAACTTTGACCCTGAAAAAGATTTTGAAGCTGATTTATCTTTACTTACTCAAGAAGAAGAAAAAAGTATAATGAAGTTTTTGTCAAACCTACCTCAAGAGATAGAAGAGGCAACATTAAAAAAAGAACCTCACAAGATAACATCTCTTACTTACGAACTTGCTTCAAAGTTGCACAAGTACTACTATCAACATAAATTTTTAATAGAAACTGACGAAAAGTTAATGAAAGCAAGGTTATACCTTTTAAAAGCCATTAGAAATGCACTAAGAACTTTATTTAAACTTATGGGAATAACCCCTGTGGAGAGAATGTAA